A stretch of the Rhinoderma darwinii isolate aRhiDar2 chromosome 3, aRhiDar2.hap1, whole genome shotgun sequence genome encodes the following:
- the BTG1 gene encoding protein BTG1, whose protein sequence is MHTHYHRINMKPEIIAAVGFISKFLRTKGLMNDRELQTFNQSLQELLAEHYRHHWFPEKPCKGSAYRCIRINHKMDPLVGQAADRIGLCSQEMFKLLPSELTLWIDPYEVSYRIGEDGSICVLYESVPLGGSSQNSSSSLVESRISCKDELLIGRTSPSKAYNMMTVSG, encoded by the exons ATGCATACTCACTACCACCGGATCAACATGAAGCCTGAGATCATCGCGGCGGTGGGATTTATCTCCAAGTTCCTGAGGACCAAGGGGCTGATGAACGATCGGGAGCTGCAGACTTTCAACCAGTCCTTACAGGAGCTGCTGGCAG AGCATTACAGACACCACTGGTTTCCAGAGAAGCCCTGCAAAGGCTCTGCCTACCGTTGTATTCGGATTAACCACAAAATGGATCCATTGGTTGGGCAAGCGGCAGATCGTATCGGACTGTGCAGCCAAGAAATGTTCAAACTTCTGCCAAGCGAACTCACCTTGTGGATTGATCCCTATGAAGTATCTTATCGCATCGGGGAGGATggttctatatgtgtgttgtatgaATCTGTACCATTAGGTGGCAGTAGCCAAAATAGCAGCTCATCCCTTGTGGAGAGCAGAATCAGCTGTAAAGATGAACTCCTCATCGGGCGAACAAGCCCCTCCAAAGCCTACAACATGATGACTGTATCTGGTTAA